In one Granulicella cerasi genomic region, the following are encoded:
- a CDS encoding flagellar hook-basal body protein has translation MDSGLYAAYTALRSRTEALDMAAHNLANASTAGFHAGRTSFRGMLADAQGTLESQLGNAVNSQSLLMSHHVSDLQGTIAPTGNTLDVAIRGKGYLAVQTAQGTRYTRDGELQLDKSGTLTTKNGDPVLDKQGAKIQLPAGTITIGTDGSISVSNAEGSAVVSQLGLMDLGVGGAQESATAGLYELGANATATISQETTVQQGALEGANQDTVSGTVQLVEIQRQAEMMQRMLSVFNNDFDKTASEQLAKV, from the coding sequence ATGGATAGCGGACTCTACGCAGCGTACACGGCACTACGATCACGCACGGAAGCGCTGGATATGGCGGCGCATAATCTCGCGAATGCGAGTACGGCGGGTTTTCATGCGGGGCGCACCTCGTTCCGCGGAATGCTGGCGGATGCTCAGGGCACGCTAGAGTCACAGCTTGGCAACGCGGTCAACAGCCAATCCTTGTTGATGTCTCACCATGTGAGCGATCTGCAAGGGACGATCGCGCCTACGGGCAACACGTTGGATGTGGCGATCCGCGGCAAGGGATATCTTGCCGTACAAACGGCTCAGGGCACGAGGTACACGCGCGATGGTGAGCTGCAGCTCGACAAGAGCGGAACGCTGACCACCAAAAATGGTGACCCTGTTCTGGATAAGCAGGGCGCGAAGATTCAGCTCCCTGCCGGGACGATCACGATCGGTACAGACGGCAGCATTTCAGTGAGCAACGCTGAAGGAAGTGCGGTCGTCTCTCAACTCGGATTGATGGATTTGGGAGTCGGTGGCGCGCAAGAGAGTGCGACGGCGGGCCTTTATGAGCTGGGTGCGAACGCAACCGCGACGATCTCGCAAGAGACGACGGTGCAACAAGGCGCGCTCGAGGGCGCCAACCAGGACACCGTCTCCGGCACAGTGCAACTCGTCGAGATCCAGCGACAGGCCGAGATGATGCAGCGCATGTTGAGCGTCTTCAACAACGACTTTGACAAGACCGCCAGCGAGCAGCTGGCGAAGGTATAG
- a CDS encoding flagellar motor switch protein FliM: MNEEEAVVMGPEEARPYNFSRSGQISTEQMQAIAMVNDGIARNLTHTLGAWLRSQVQIALAETTQQTYGEYLAGIADPAYVCMLRLEPLSSMGMIELDLSLVFSIVDVLLGGKGHCDQAREVTEIEEAVLSSVLAIVMRELNTAWQTVGLEFHLEKREARARMQRLRPASKRMLVVSFDVQLEETQAKLRLCLPIVTLNTIHRRLIAVREQPRRDFGAGSARLASLMGQSQFRMALRTPSTKISSQVLRELAPGHVLELGIPRSASSELVVGNLRLLQAVPVAKAELRAGQVYAEPSTAKIEERAVLDGFMTTPQLPSQTSSGVTA, from the coding sequence ATGAACGAAGAAGAGGCAGTTGTCATGGGCCCTGAAGAGGCCAGGCCGTATAACTTCTCGCGCTCGGGGCAGATCTCGACCGAGCAGATGCAGGCAATTGCAATGGTGAACGATGGCATCGCACGCAACCTGACGCACACGCTGGGAGCATGGTTGCGCTCGCAAGTGCAGATTGCGCTGGCTGAGACGACACAGCAGACCTATGGCGAGTATCTCGCGGGGATCGCTGATCCTGCGTATGTCTGCATGTTGCGTCTGGAGCCTTTGAGCAGCATGGGGATGATTGAACTGGATCTCTCTTTGGTGTTCTCGATCGTGGATGTCTTGCTCGGCGGCAAGGGCCATTGCGACCAGGCGCGAGAGGTCACAGAGATTGAAGAGGCTGTACTGAGCTCGGTGCTCGCAATCGTCATGCGTGAGTTGAACACTGCGTGGCAAACGGTAGGGTTGGAGTTTCATCTCGAGAAACGCGAAGCTCGCGCGCGCATGCAGCGATTAAGACCGGCCAGCAAGCGGATGCTCGTTGTGAGCTTCGATGTGCAGTTAGAAGAGACGCAGGCAAAGCTGAGACTCTGCCTGCCGATCGTGACGTTGAACACCATTCACCGTCGGCTGATTGCGGTGCGTGAGCAGCCACGTCGGGACTTCGGCGCCGGCAGCGCGAGGCTTGCGAGCCTGATGGGGCAGAGTCAATTCCGCATGGCGTTGAGAACGCCGTCCACCAAGATCAGTTCGCAAGTGCTACGCGAATTGGCTCCCGGGCATGTGTTGGAGCTTGGTATTCCGCGCAGCGCATCGTCAGAGCTTGTGGTCGGCAACCTTCGTCTTTTGCAGGCCGTTCCGGTGGCGAAAGCGGAGCTTCGTGCTGGCCAGGTCTATGCGGAGCCTTCGACCGCGAAGATCGAAGAACGAGCGGTGCTCGATGGATTCATGACGACGCCGCAGCTTCCATCGCAAACAAGTTCAGGGGTTACCGCATGA
- a CDS encoding FliM/FliN family flagellar motor switch protein, translating to MTVNESEIDKLFDVEVEAALQFGTAEMSLREVLALGPGDVFELDRHVAAPVDLVVSQRIVARGEVVVVKGNFALRITEVLGPQMRLERAL from the coding sequence ATGACCGTCAATGAGTCCGAGATCGACAAGTTATTCGACGTGGAGGTAGAGGCGGCTCTGCAGTTTGGCACTGCAGAGATGAGCCTTCGTGAAGTGCTCGCACTGGGGCCTGGTGATGTCTTTGAGCTGGATCGACATGTTGCGGCTCCGGTTGATCTTGTGGTCAGCCAGCGCATCGTTGCCCGTGGTGAGGTCGTTGTCGTCAAGGGAAATTTTGCGCTTCGCATCACTGAAGTGCTTGGTCCGCAGATGCGATTGGAGCGTGCGCTGTGA
- the flgG gene encoding flagellar basal-body rod protein FlgG, which yields MIRALYTAASGMSAQQQNLDTVANNLANSATTGFRKRRMEFQDMIYQNMVTPGAAASTSTASAGLQIGLGVRTVASEVIQTQGSLTQTGNTLDVAIQGNGFFQVTMPNGTTAYTRDGNFHLSNQGQVVTADGNALLPSITVPSNATSVTVSQYGVVSATLPGQTASTQLGQITLATFPNAGGLSALGSNLFEQTSASGNAITDNPGGSTGMGTLQQGYVENSNVDVTEEFVQMIVAQRAYESNSKVMHVADDMYQDINGLVR from the coding sequence ATGATTCGGGCACTTTACACGGCCGCAAGCGGGATGAGCGCGCAGCAGCAGAACCTCGACACCGTAGCGAACAATCTGGCGAACTCGGCGACGACGGGATTCCGCAAGCGTCGCATGGAGTTTCAGGACATGATCTACCAGAACATGGTGACGCCTGGAGCGGCGGCGAGCACATCCACTGCCTCTGCCGGTCTGCAAATTGGCCTCGGCGTACGCACCGTTGCGTCCGAAGTGATCCAGACCCAAGGAAGCCTGACGCAGACCGGGAACACACTTGATGTGGCAATTCAAGGCAATGGCTTCTTTCAAGTGACGATGCCGAATGGAACCACCGCTTACACGCGTGATGGCAACTTCCACCTCAGCAATCAGGGGCAGGTCGTGACAGCAGACGGTAACGCGCTCCTGCCGTCGATCACTGTGCCTTCGAATGCAACAAGCGTGACGGTATCGCAGTACGGTGTGGTCTCGGCGACGCTGCCCGGACAGACGGCGTCGACACAGCTGGGGCAGATTACCCTTGCGACCTTCCCGAACGCCGGCGGCTTGAGCGCACTTGGAAGCAACTTGTTTGAGCAGACGTCCGCATCAGGAAACGCGATCACCGACAACCCAGGAGGATCGACAGGCATGGGAACGCTGCAGCAGGGCTATGTCGAGAACTCCAACGTGGACGTCACGGAGGAGTTTGTGCAGATGATCGTCGCGCAGCGTGCGTACGAGTCGAACAGCAAGGTGATGCATGTGGCCGACGATATGTATCAGGACATCAACGGGCTGGTGCGCTGA
- the flhA gene encoding flagellar biosynthesis protein FlhA yields the protein MSTPKKEAKNWNALMLPVTAISIVFVMLIPIPAMLLDLLLAVSISVSVLVFLTAIRIRKAVDLSVFPTLLLLLTLFRLALNLASSRRILLHGHEGTAAAGSVIEAFGQFVVGGNYVVGFVLFLALTAIQFLVISHGAVRTAEVTARFTLDALPGKQMAIDADMNAGLIDERGAKKRREAIAREAEFYGAMDGAARFSQRDAMATILITAINIIAGLLIGVLQQGADLATAVKTYTILTVGDGLVTMIPSLLVSIAGGLILTRASSAGQLDSDIGAQILRKRTTIWIACGVLCALALVPGLPKLAFLVMAGGLGLFARTLPAEQAVTAENDDVLAAAKGKGTAADTAKSTGDEQLGSLLRMDELTLEIGFQLIPLVDEKMGGQMLNRVRALRRHLATELGFIVPAVHITDNLRLKPREYVISLRGVEIARWQTEGNCVLAVNASPKAKALPGVETKEPAFGVTARWIQPGLEDQALAAGYSVVDQTSVIATHLGELIRRHAHELLGRNETKRLLDSLNDSHPKLVEELVPKLMTLGEVQKVLQQLLREGVSIRDLGVILETLVEAAHVSKSLVHLVENSRQALGRGLVRRYVGADGELRVMVMQPQLEQDVVGTLDPASAQRMLSQQNGAPGEGLKRLVESVKSLTAKGGASATPVLLCPSPARYHLWRWMEPILPKMTVLSAQEIPPDVKVRSIGALG from the coding sequence ATGAGTACGCCCAAGAAGGAAGCGAAGAACTGGAACGCGTTGATGCTTCCGGTGACCGCGATCAGCATCGTGTTCGTGATGCTGATCCCCATACCCGCGATGCTGCTTGACCTGCTGCTTGCTGTGTCGATCTCCGTGTCTGTTCTGGTATTTCTCACTGCGATTCGCATACGCAAAGCCGTCGATCTCAGTGTGTTTCCCACATTGCTATTACTGCTTACACTCTTTCGTCTCGCGTTGAACCTTGCATCAAGTCGGAGGATCCTTCTACACGGGCATGAGGGCACGGCCGCTGCGGGATCGGTCATCGAGGCTTTCGGTCAGTTCGTCGTCGGCGGCAACTATGTCGTCGGCTTCGTGCTGTTTCTGGCGCTGACGGCGATTCAGTTTCTGGTGATCAGCCACGGCGCAGTGCGCACTGCTGAGGTCACTGCGCGCTTCACGCTGGATGCGCTACCGGGCAAGCAGATGGCGATCGACGCCGATATGAACGCGGGATTGATCGATGAGCGTGGCGCGAAGAAGCGGCGTGAAGCGATCGCGCGCGAGGCTGAGTTCTACGGCGCGATGGACGGTGCCGCACGATTTTCGCAGCGTGATGCTATGGCCACCATCCTGATCACGGCGATCAACATCATTGCAGGGCTGCTGATTGGTGTCTTGCAGCAGGGCGCAGATCTTGCGACCGCAGTGAAGACGTACACCATCCTGACCGTGGGTGACGGCCTCGTCACGATGATCCCGAGCTTGCTTGTGTCGATTGCCGGCGGCCTGATCTTGACGCGTGCGTCCTCGGCGGGCCAGCTGGATAGCGACATCGGTGCGCAGATCCTGCGGAAACGCACGACGATTTGGATCGCCTGCGGAGTCTTGTGCGCATTGGCGCTCGTGCCAGGGTTGCCGAAGCTCGCGTTCCTGGTCATGGCTGGGGGGCTCGGCCTCTTCGCGCGCACTCTGCCCGCGGAGCAAGCGGTCACGGCGGAGAACGATGATGTACTCGCCGCAGCCAAGGGGAAAGGCACTGCAGCTGATACGGCAAAGAGTACTGGAGATGAGCAACTCGGGTCACTGCTCCGCATGGACGAGCTCACGTTGGAGATTGGTTTCCAGTTGATCCCGCTCGTAGACGAAAAGATGGGCGGCCAAATGCTGAACCGCGTGCGTGCTCTGCGTAGGCATCTTGCCACCGAGTTGGGGTTCATCGTGCCGGCGGTGCACATCACGGATAATCTGCGCCTGAAGCCACGCGAGTATGTCATCTCCCTGCGCGGTGTAGAGATTGCGCGGTGGCAGACGGAAGGCAACTGCGTGCTCGCTGTGAACGCGAGCCCCAAGGCGAAGGCCCTGCCCGGGGTTGAGACGAAGGAGCCTGCGTTCGGTGTGACAGCGCGCTGGATTCAGCCAGGCCTGGAAGATCAGGCGCTTGCTGCGGGCTACTCGGTAGTGGACCAGACGAGTGTGATCGCCACGCACCTCGGAGAGCTGATTCGCCGTCACGCGCATGAGCTGCTCGGGCGCAATGAGACAAAGCGACTGCTGGATAGCCTCAACGACTCGCACCCGAAGTTGGTGGAAGAGCTGGTGCCGAAGTTGATGACGCTCGGCGAGGTACAGAAGGTTTTGCAGCAGCTCTTGCGGGAAGGCGTTTCTATTCGCGATCTCGGCGTGATCCTCGAAACGCTGGTGGAGGCTGCGCATGTCTCTAAGAGTCTGGTGCATCTGGTGGAGAACTCTCGGCAGGCGCTGGGGCGTGGGTTGGTGCGGCGGTACGTCGGAGCTGACGGTGAACTTCGCGTGATGGTGATGCAGCCTCAACTCGAGCAAGATGTCGTGGGCACGCTTGATCCCGCGTCAGCGCAACGGATGCTGTCACAGCAGAATGGCGCGCCGGGCGAAGGATTAAAGCGGCTTGTGGAGTCTGTGAAATCCCTAACGGCGAAGGGTGGCGCTTCGGCCACGCCCGTGCTCCTTTGTCCATCGCCAGCGCGCTATCACTTGTGGCGCTGGATGGAGCCGATTTTGCCGAAGATGACGGTGCTTTCGGCGCAAGAAATTCCGCCCGATGTGAAAGTGCGGAGCATCGGCGCATTGGGCTAG
- a CDS encoding flagellar basal body L-ring protein FlgH encodes MGASVLSAQTKSAKSDPASSSLSAYLSRVRAENASDLPSTGSIWTENGRFARLSADPRASRPHDLISVVVNESLSATTDGTVKNSRSSSASSGISGLIGKLHAGNAMQNLLTQNSASALNAAGDSETSSSLNTTLGGQVVEVLPNGMLVIEAARQVEFNQQTQTIVLRGLVRPEDISQSNQVLSTAISSLELEVKGKGIINDYTHRQNPLVRFIEKLLVF; translated from the coding sequence ATGGGCGCGAGTGTCTTGAGCGCGCAGACGAAGTCCGCGAAGTCTGATCCTGCGTCGAGTTCGTTGAGCGCTTATCTATCCAGAGTGCGTGCAGAGAATGCATCGGATCTTCCGTCTACAGGCTCTATCTGGACGGAGAACGGGCGCTTCGCGCGGCTGAGCGCAGACCCGCGAGCAAGTCGACCGCATGATCTGATCTCAGTCGTGGTGAACGAGAGTCTTTCTGCGACGACAGATGGAACGGTGAAGAACTCTCGCTCCAGCAGCGCAAGCTCCGGCATCAGCGGCTTGATCGGCAAACTACATGCGGGCAATGCGATGCAGAATTTGCTGACGCAGAACTCCGCCTCAGCGCTCAACGCAGCGGGGGACAGCGAAACCAGCTCCAGCTTGAACACCACGCTTGGCGGACAGGTTGTCGAGGTCCTGCCCAACGGCATGTTGGTGATCGAAGCAGCACGGCAGGTGGAGTTCAACCAACAGACGCAGACGATCGTGCTGCGTGGACTGGTGCGTCCTGAAGATATTTCGCAGAGCAATCAAGTGCTCTCGACGGCGATCTCGAGTCTGGAGCTTGAGGTGAAGGGCAAGGGGATC
- a CDS encoding sigma-70 family RNA polymerase sigma factor, producing the protein MAMHNSVMNELAEPQTSYWSGGLELAVDQESAGDQREHGYRSQAERDALLMEHLPSVRYIARRIHERLPQHVELEDLVSAGVVGLIDAMSKFDHSKRVQFKSYAQFRIRGAILDSLRMLDWSPRELRRKGRAVEEAIRSATLKLGRAPQDQEIAAELGMKLEEYQRLLGDLKGLEIGSLHAERGEDSGDEELAYVPGSPEEDPLFICLKGEMRERLAAGIEALPEKERLVLTLYYFEELTMKEIGRTLGVVESRVSQIHSSAVVRLRVALGASVPKRSR; encoded by the coding sequence ATGGCAATGCATAACAGTGTGATGAACGAACTCGCGGAGCCGCAAACCAGCTATTGGAGCGGGGGCTTGGAGCTCGCTGTCGATCAGGAGAGCGCTGGAGATCAACGCGAGCATGGATATCGCTCGCAGGCGGAGCGGGACGCGCTTCTGATGGAACATCTTCCGTCGGTTCGCTATATCGCGCGGCGAATCCATGAGCGTCTGCCACAACACGTGGAACTGGAGGATCTGGTTTCTGCGGGCGTCGTAGGACTGATTGACGCTATGAGTAAGTTTGATCATTCGAAGCGCGTGCAGTTCAAGAGCTATGCGCAGTTTCGTATCCGTGGTGCCATCCTGGATTCGCTGCGAATGCTTGACTGGAGCCCGCGAGAGTTACGTCGCAAGGGCCGCGCGGTAGAGGAAGCGATTCGCTCTGCGACGCTGAAGCTCGGTCGCGCCCCGCAGGATCAGGAGATCGCTGCGGAACTCGGCATGAAGCTGGAGGAGTATCAGCGATTGCTAGGCGACCTGAAGGGGCTTGAGATTGGAAGTCTGCACGCCGAGCGCGGTGAGGACTCCGGTGATGAAGAGCTTGCTTATGTTCCTGGCTCGCCAGAGGAGGACCCTCTCTTCATCTGCTTGAAGGGCGAGATGCGGGAGCGTCTTGCTGCGGGAATCGAGGCACTGCCGGAGAAGGAGCGTTTGGTATTGACGCTCTACTACTTTGAGGAACTCACGATGAAAGAGATTGGGCGCACGCTCGGCGTCGTGGAATCGCGCGTGTCGCAGATACATTCATCGGCGGTGGTGCGCCTGCGGGTTGCACTGGGAGCCAGTGTGCCGAAGCGTAGCCGATAG